The Patescibacteria group bacterium region GTCCAAAGCAAGATCTTTATCAATTCATATCAATATAGGAGGACAAATCCAATGAAAAAGAACAAATTTTTAGAAGACTTCGTCTTTATTATCGGGACCGGAAATCCTGAACTAGGCTGGAAGATAATCACCTGGATCGGCGAAAACATGAACTCCAACATCACGCCCTTACACCTAAACTTCGACACCCACCCCGACAATGAACCGAACTTCAAAATCGTCGACAATCACAAGATTAAAGGTAAAATCGTCATTATCATCGAAAGTGTATATGCCGAATCCCCAGAACTAGAAACAAACCTCTTCCAATTACTATGGGCAACTAAATACCAATACGGGGCCAAGGGCATCATCCTGGTTATACCTTTTATGAAATACCGTCGCCAAGACCATCCAGAAAAAATGGATGAAATCCACCGTAACCGTTATTTTATCCACCAATTAAAAAATAACGGGGTCGACGCTCTTCTTCTCTGCGATATCCATTCTCGGGAAACCTTAAAGAACTGTCAGGAAGAAGGCCTGCGAGCAGAAACCGTTTCCAGCGCCCACGCCTTTGCCGATCAGTTGCGCCCTCAAGTTGTTATTGCTAGAAGTGAAGGTCGTAAATT contains the following coding sequences:
- a CDS encoding phosphoribosyltransferase family protein — encoded protein: MKKNKFLEDFVFIIGTGNPELGWKIITWIGENMNSNITPLHLNFDTHPDNEPNFKIVDNHKIKGKIVIIIESVYAESPELETNLFQLLWATKYQYGAKGIILVIPFMKYRRQDHPEKMDEIHRNRYFIHQLKNNGVDALLLCDIHSRETLKNCQEEGLRAETVSSAHAFADQLRPQVVIARSEGRKFYIFCPDEGSLRRNIILAKLLDVPILIILKKRLPNGQLEVYRDDERIAALSKEYDLPILWPEAELIKDATICLSDDEVATGRTATTTGRELLKQGAKEVEFCSTHPVCTPGWKAEVINSEIFSMILFGNTIPRDYKKRTGKKVTDVSLHWILAPKLLSLMAEMKF